In the genome of Funiculus sociatus GB2-C1, the window TCTCTTCAATCTCCGCCCCCTAAAGCGTCTGCCAAATCCTGTAATTGCTTAGTCAGACTACACTTAAGGCTGGTTATTTGGCTACTGGGTCATCCAAATGAGCGAACGGTGAGACAAAAACCAAGTCCGCCTGCATTGGTGTCAACTTAAGCCCCGGCGAATGAATTCGCGGCTACAAAAACCAAGTCCGCCTGCGCGGACTAACGGAAAATTAAGACTTTTGAACCTCGCGCACCATCCGGTTTTTGTTTGTGTAGGTGCGGTTTTAACCGCCAAGTTCTTAAATTGACACGGAAGAGCATTGCGGCAAAAAAGAATCGATGACGCAGGCAGAATACCTGCGTCACAGACAACTGACTAGAAAGTAAAGGTAGTGCGGATCGTACCGATCACAATATCATTATTGCGCGAGTTGTGATCGGGAGCGGTAAGCCAAATAACTCCAGGGGTGATGGAGACATTTTCTGTCACTTGATATTGGTAAAACGCTTCAACGTGCAGTGAAGTGTCGTCATTTTCTCCAACTGGGGGTAGGGGTATATTTGGAGGTAATAGAGCTACTACGCCTAGATTTACATCTATGGTGGAGTTAGTTACTTTCGGTTCCATCCCGACAATCAGACCGCCCAAGTTGCCTTTTTTACCAAGGTCGGGGAATGCTAAAGTAATAGCCCAGTTCCAGATGTCAACATCGCCACGGTCAATTAACCCACCTAAGGTGGAGAGGTTGCGAGTGTTAGTGTAACCAGCCCAACCACCGATAACAAAGCGATCGCTTAATTGCCAAGACAACTCCAAACCATAAGAATTACTAACTAGGGGGAGTCCGGTACTGAAACCTAAGCTACCCAAAGTATCGCCTACCGAGGAACCGCCAGCATCTCGGTCGAAGAAGCGAGAAAGTCCACCTTGGAAGTTAGCTAGATTACTGCCAGTCCCAGTGTCATTGTTGTTGTAGGAATGAATGTAAGTTAAGCCAATATTCAAGCGATCGCTTGGCTTGATCAGCAGCTGTGCAAAACCAGCGTAAGGGCCATTGAACAAACCCCCATCCTCTTCTGGGTTCGCAGCATCACCAGCTAAATAACCTAAGCTGATTTCCAGTCTATTACCTAACTGATGTCTTACCCCGATCCCGGCACCTTCAGCTAGATAATAAATCGGGTTGCGCGTTCCAAAGGCCGACAGTGCGCCCGTTGCGCCGTCGCCGTCTAGGAAATTGACGGTACTGGCAAAGTCATCCGAAGCACCAGCATTAGCGGCAATTACAACCTCTGTGTTTTCGCCGAGGGGAAAAGCGTAAAGCAAAGCATCGACAAAAATATCATTGTCTGCTTCTCCAGAGAAAGCTAGCTGACCTTCTGGCGTTAGGGTACGTTCGGCAAGAGAACCCAATCCTTCTGCTTGCAGCCGCGTTCTCAAAACGTCTCTTCCGGTGAAGCTGGTTTCAAAGTTAAGGCGCGATCTATGACCAAAAACTGTCACGCTGTCAATATCATCGCCTGTGGCATCTTCTCCGGTTAAGATACTTGCCAGCCCAAAGATAACTTCTCCTTCCAGTCTGGTGGTGGTGGAAAAGTTATTTTCTTCTAAGAATTTGGTACGACCTTCTAGATTATCTACTCGCGTCCGTAAAGTCGCCAATTCTGTGCCAAATTCATCAATCAGCCGTTGCAACGTGGCTAAATCTTCTTTGGTGACAAAATCAGCTGTGCTGGCGGCAATTAATTTCTCAATTTGCAACAGACAGGCATTCAACCCAGCAGCAAATTCATAACGCGATAGCGCCCGATTGCCGCGAAATGTGCCATCAGGATATCCTGCAATACAGCCGTAGCGTTCGACAAGACTTCGCAGTGCTTCATACGCCCAGTCTGTCGGTTGTACGTCCCGCAACTGAGAAACATTCGTCACCTGTTCCAGCGAATCTTCACTAACGCGATCGCTATAAACATCGATTTGTTCTAACACATCAGCATTTGTGGTTGATGGTTGATTGCTATCAGCCACGATTTCTGAACTTGGAACCACTCTTTTGATTGTTGATGGTTGATTGTCAGTAACCAAATTCGGTGTTTCTACTGCCTCTCTTACATCATCTTCAGTAATATTAGCTACCTTATAATCTGCGTTAGCATCTGAAACCTCTAAGCTTGTACCTTGGATAACATCTGAGCTTTCAGACGCGATCGCACCAGCACCAATCAACAAGATCGCACCCAAAACAGCTGGGCTTACCAGCAGAGCATTCCACAAGCTCTTTAACATTCTTTTTTAACTCCTCACACCCGTTTAAGATTCTCAGATTTTGACCCCATTACTGCCTAGAGGCAGCTTATGGACAAAATTTATTCTTTATTTTGCCCGTAGCTTGTCCTGTTCAACTGCAAAGTATCAGTTGCTACCGAGAAATTATGCCTATTTTCACACCAATGTAATTGTTCTGATTTTTTGAGAATTTTGCAATCCTCCACTAGGGCATTACTTTCGCAAAATCTCATCGCCGACAGTAACATCGTACTAAAATGAGACTGATTCTCATATAGTAGAACAAGACTCATTCTCAAAAAAAAGATATTTACAACTTAAGGGGAAAAATTGTGACACGCCCTCATATGCGACATCATCCGGGCAGAATTGGGCTATTTTTGGGAGCTTTGCTGCCGATATTAGCTGCTAATGGATGCACTCAAACGGAATCTACGGCACAGTCTCAAAATCAGACAGCTTCGCCGCCAGCAGCAAAAAGTGGCGAGACAGTAAAAATAGTGACAACCTTTTTGCCGATGTACTGGTTTACCAAGGCAGTTGCTGGTGACAAGGCACAGGTAGATATTTTAGTACCACCTGGTTCAGAAGTGCATGAGTATCAAGCGACACCAGCAGCCGTGCAAGCGATCGCGCAAGCAAATGTGCTGGTGAAAAACGGTTTGGGTTTGGAAGAATTTCTCAAAGAAACAGTCAAAAACGCCGGAAATAGCAGCCTAAAAGAGATTGAGGCAAGTAAAGGTATTAAAACCCTAGAAGAAACCGACCACGACCACGCCGAAGAAAAAGGCGATCACGAACACGCCGGAGGTAATCCCCACGTTTGGCTAGATCCATCCTTAGCAAAACAGCAAGTTGAGAATATTCGGGATGGTTTAGTCGCAGCCGATCCGGGAAACCAAACTACTTACGAGGCTAACGCAGCTGCTTACATTCAGCAGCTAGAAGCCTTAGACAAAGAATTTCAGCAACGGTTGCAACCTTATCGCGGTTGCACTTATGTCACCTTTCACGATGCTTACCCGTACTTAGCTAAACGCTACCAACTTAAACAGGTTGCGGTTGTCCAGATTCCAGAAGATAGCCTCTCGCCTGCTGATGTACAAAAGGCAGTGGGAGCAGTGAAACAGCATAAGGTGAAAGCTTTGCTTGGGGAACCGGGAACTGACAACAAATTGCTGCAAAGTCTTTCCCAAGACTTAAACTTAACCCTGCGTCCCATCGATCCTCTGGAAAATGGCCCGCAAGATCCGGATCATTACTTTAGAGCGATGAGAAACAATCTGCAAACTATTGAAGCTGCGTGTAAGGAAAGTTAGGAGTTATATCATGTCCGGTAAGTTACCCATTATTCCCAGGGAACCTCTCCCCAACCCCTCTCACGAATAAAAGGCTTCCTCCTGTGTCCTACCCTCGGAACGGGGGAATGAGGGGGTAGAGGAGGGCGACTATGGCTTGGGACAAAGTTGGAGAGAGGTCTTTTTATTATGGGCAATTCTACAGACTTGATTTAAAAGAGAGGAGTTTTGGGTTTGAGCTGGAAGTTTTGAGTGTTGAGTTGT includes:
- a CDS encoding metal ABC transporter solute-binding protein, Zn/Mn family; translated protein: MRHHPGRIGLFLGALLPILAANGCTQTESTAQSQNQTASPPAAKSGETVKIVTTFLPMYWFTKAVAGDKAQVDILVPPGSEVHEYQATPAAVQAIAQANVLVKNGLGLEEFLKETVKNAGNSSLKEIEASKGIKTLEETDHDHAEEKGDHEHAGGNPHVWLDPSLAKQQVENIRDGLVAADPGNQTTYEANAAAYIQQLEALDKEFQQRLQPYRGCTYVTFHDAYPYLAKRYQLKQVAVVQIPEDSLSPADVQKAVGAVKQHKVKALLGEPGTDNKLLQSLSQDLNLTLRPIDPLENGPQDPDHYFRAMRNNLQTIEAACKES
- a CDS encoding iron uptake porin, whose product is MLKSLWNALLVSPAVLGAILLIGAGAIASESSDVIQGTSLEVSDANADYKVANITEDDVREAVETPNLVTDNQPSTIKRVVPSSEIVADSNQPSTTNADVLEQIDVYSDRVSEDSLEQVTNVSQLRDVQPTDWAYEALRSLVERYGCIAGYPDGTFRGNRALSRYEFAAGLNACLLQIEKLIAASTADFVTKEDLATLQRLIDEFGTELATLRTRVDNLEGRTKFLEENNFSTTTRLEGEVIFGLASILTGEDATGDDIDSVTVFGHRSRLNFETSFTGRDVLRTRLQAEGLGSLAERTLTPEGQLAFSGEADNDIFVDALLYAFPLGENTEVVIAANAGASDDFASTVNFLDGDGATGALSAFGTRNPIYYLAEGAGIGVRHQLGNRLEISLGYLAGDAANPEEDGGLFNGPYAGFAQLLIKPSDRLNIGLTYIHSYNNNDTGTGSNLANFQGGLSRFFDRDAGGSSVGDTLGSLGFSTGLPLVSNSYGLELSWQLSDRFVIGGWAGYTNTRNLSTLGGLIDRGDVDIWNWAITLAFPDLGKKGNLGGLIVGMEPKVTNSTIDVNLGVVALLPPNIPLPPVGENDDTSLHVEAFYQYQVTENVSITPGVIWLTAPDHNSRNNDIVIGTIRTTFTF